The window CTCATGGACGTCCTGGCCGGCTACCAGGGCAACGCCAACGCCCCCCTGGACCAGATCGCCACCCTGCTGGGGCTCCCGGGCAAGATGGGCATGGACGGCAGCCAGGTGCTGGATTCCTGGCTGGAGGGCGATATCGCGGGCATCCGCCAATACTGCGAGACGGACGTGCTGAACACCTACGGGGTCTACCTGCACTGGCTGGTGAACACGGGGCAGCTCGCTCCCGGGGAGCGGGACGAGGAGTTCCGGCTCCTGGCGGGGCACCTGACCGGCTCCGGCGAGGAGCACCTCCAGGCCTTCCACGACGCATGGACGGGACGGCATGACGGCTAAGGCGTCCAGCCAGGAAATCGCGGGAGAGGTCCGCATCGACGACCTGGACCACGACGGACGGGGCGTGGGCCGGGTGGAGGACAAGGTGGTATTCGTCGACGGCGCCCTGCCCGGGGAGCGGGTGACTTTCCGCTACACCAAGCGGGGCCGGCACTACGATCAGGCGCGGGTGGCCGAGATCCTGGAGGCCAGTCCGGACCGCGGGGATCCCCCCTGTCCGGTGTTCGGCCTGTGCGGCGGCTGCTCCCTCCAGCACCTGGACCCGGAGGCCCAGGTGGCGGCGAAAGACCGCATGCTCGCCGACAACCTGGAGCGCACCGGCGGGGTGTCCCCGGAGCGCCGGCTGGACCCGCTCGACGGTCCCCACTGGGCCTACCGGGCCAAGGCCCGCTTGAGCATCCGGTCGGTGCGCAACAAGGGGGTCCTGGTGGGCTTCCGGGAGCGGGCGAGCAGCTACGTGACGCAGATGGACGCCTGTCCGGTGCTGGCCCCGCGCCTGGAGCCCCTGATCCCCGCGCTCAAGGAGCTGGTGGCGAGCCTGAGCCGGCCGGATCGCGTTCCCCAGGCGGAGGTGGCCGACACGGAAGGCGACGCGGTGGTGGTGCTCCGTCATCTCACCGAGCTCACCGATTCCGACCGGCAGCTTCTGCTGGATTTCCAGCGGCAGCAGGGTGTGGTGGTGGAGACCCAGTCCAAGGGCCCGGAGACCGCCATGCCCATCGACCCCGAGCGCCCCGCCGACCTCCGCTACTCCCTCCCCGAGTTCGGCCTGACCCTGCGCTTCGGCAGCACGGACTTCATCCAGGTCAACGCTGAGGTAAACCGCCAGCTGGTGAGCCGGGCCCTGGCCCTTCTGGAGCCCGGGGAGGGCGACCGCCTCCTCGACCTTTTCTGCGGGATCGGCAACTTCTCCCTGCCCGCCGCGGTCCGCGGCGCCCAGGTAGTGGGCTTGGAAGGGGAGGAGGCCCTTGTCGCCCGGGCCGCCGACAACGCCGCCGCCAACGGGCTGCAGGAGCGGACCCGGTTTGCCACGGCGGATCTCACCGAGACGCGCTTGGCGGACATCCCCGGGGCCGCGGAATGCAACAAGGTTCTGCTCGACCCGCCGCGCAGCGGGGCCGTGGAGGCGGTGAAGCAGCTGGCCGGGGAGCTGCGGCCGCGGCGGGTGGTGTACGTCTCCTGCAACCCGGCCACTCTGGCGCGCGACGCCGCCATCCTGGCCCAGGCCGGCTATCGGCTGAAGGAGGCGGGGATCGCCAACATGTTTCCGCACACGGCCCATGTGGAGTCCATGGCCCGCTTCGAGCTGGAGGGTGGGGAATGACGGAGGACCCGATCCGCAGCTTCGACGACCTCCTGGCGCGCCTGGACCGCTTGGCCGACGCCGCGGAGCAGGGCCCCATCGACCCCGTGATCACCGATTACCTGCGCATGACCCGGGACCGGCTGGTGCGCCTGCGGGAACGGACCGGCGAGGAGCGGCGCCTCGCCCCCCGGGAGGAGGACGGCGGCAAGGGGCGTCTCGTGGTCCACGGCGTGGCCTACCCCGTTGAGATCGTCGACCGCTCCGCCACGGGCTTCGGCCTCCGGGCCTTCGAGGAGCTGACGCCGGAAACCTACGCCCGCCTGGACATCGACGGCGAGAGCGAGGAGGAGATCCATGAAGGCCTTATCACCAATTGCCGGGCGGAGGGGGACGGCTACCGGATCGGCTTGGACGTGGCCTCCTCGCTGCGCATCGGCTGAGGGGGCGCGGAGCCAGCCTTGACCACCGCACGGCCATCGGACCTTCCCCAGGAGCTGATCGAAAGCGGCCTGGCGGACCCCGAAACCCTGGAGGAGGCGCGGGAGCACGCCCGGGCCGAGAACATCCCCCTGGACCAGGCCCTCATCGACACGGGCGCGGTGGCCGAAGGGGAGCTGGTCCAGTTCGTCGCCGACCGCTACCACGTGGCCACCGTGGACCTGGACGAAGCCCCGCTGGACGCCGACCTGCTGCCCCTGCTTCCCGTCAGCACCGCGCGCCGCTACCTGGCCATTCCCCTGCACAAGAAGGGCCACGCCATCGTGGTGGCCATGGCCGAGGCCTGGAACGTCGCCCGGGTGGACGAGGTGCGCTTTTCCATCGGGCGGCCCATCAAACCGGTCCTTGCCGCCCGGTCCGCCCTGCGGGAAAAACTGGATGAACTGTTCCCGCCCCCGGAGGAGCCTGAGGAGGAAGCCCCGGAAGAGGAGGAATACGACTTCCTCCAGGACGCCCTCAACGAGATGGAGGACGAGGGCCACGCCGACGACGAGGAGGAGGAGCAGAACGAAGCCGCCCAGCGGTTGCTGCAGGAAAGCACCGCCTCGCCCATCGTCAAGATCGTCAACGACATCCTGATCCGCGCCATCCACAAGGGGGCCTCGGACATCCACATCGAGCCCCAGGAGTCCATGGTCACGGTGCGCTTCCGGGTGGACGGGGCCCTCCGCGAGGTGATGAACCTCCCCGCCAAGGCCCGCAACGCCATCGTCTCGCGCATCAAGGTCCTCGGCGGCATGGACATCTCCGTGGCCCGGCGTCCCCAGGACGGCCGCATCAAGCTCCATTACCGCGACGAGCCCCTGGACCTGCGCGTGTCCACCC of the Thiohalorhabdus denitrificans genome contains:
- the rlmD gene encoding 23S rRNA (uracil(1939)-C(5))-methyltransferase RlmD — protein: MTAKASSQEIAGEVRIDDLDHDGRGVGRVEDKVVFVDGALPGERVTFRYTKRGRHYDQARVAEILEASPDRGDPPCPVFGLCGGCSLQHLDPEAQVAAKDRMLADNLERTGGVSPERRLDPLDGPHWAYRAKARLSIRSVRNKGVLVGFRERASSYVTQMDACPVLAPRLEPLIPALKELVASLSRPDRVPQAEVADTEGDAVVVLRHLTELTDSDRQLLLDFQRQQGVVVETQSKGPETAMPIDPERPADLRYSLPEFGLTLRFGSTDFIQVNAEVNRQLVSRALALLEPGEGDRLLDLFCGIGNFSLPAAVRGAQVVGLEGEEALVARAADNAAANGLQERTRFATADLTETRLADIPGAAECNKVLLDPPRSGAVEAVKQLAGELRPRRVVYVSCNPATLARDAAILAQAGYRLKEAGIANMFPHTAHVESMARFELEGGE